The proteins below come from a single Etheostoma spectabile isolate EspeVRDwgs_2016 chromosome 4, UIUC_Espe_1.0, whole genome shotgun sequence genomic window:
- the twf2b gene encoding twinfilin-2b isoform X3 yields MKITDSVLRSFRVARTYRHNSQKVNCVDFSPNGENAVSSSDDDCIVLYDIREGKPKSTLFSKKYGVDLIRYTHGDTQTVVYSSNKLDDTIRYLSLTDNQYIRYFPGHTARVIALSMSPVDDTFISGSLDKTIRIWDLRAPNCQGLTNPLGKPVCSFDPDGLIFAAGVESQAIKLYDLRAFDKGPFASFETRFNRFCDWTGLKFSNDGKQILISTNGGMIRVLNAFNGSVLHTFSGYNNSKGISLEACFTPDSQFVMIGSEDGRVHVWSTESGMKVAVLDGKHPGPINTLQFNPRYMTFASACTNMLVLDSYREPAHSWDKDYDQFLLPLLTPQEPCYILYRLDSLNAQGYEWIFIAWSPDQSPVRQKMVYAATRATLKKEFGGGHIKDEMFGTVEDDLCFQGYLRHMSSCCSPAPLTAAEQELQRIKVTEDKVVWDERRRIGTPTARARVTMEFGLDKRAQTLQGLAFPLQEEAKRALQQLKQRRINYIQLRLDVEKETIELVHTKPTETHELPYRIPTDSPRYHFFIFKHSHQGQRQEALVFIYSMPGYTCSIKERMLYSSCKNRLLDDVERDYQLEVTKKMEIDNGDGLTEDFLYEEVHPIEHTLKQAFAKPRGPGGMRGNKRLIKDAGETGDES; encoded by the exons ATGAAGATCACAGACAGCGTGTTACGAAGTTTCAGGGTTGCCAGAACATATCGACACAATTCCCAGAAAGTCAACTGTGTGGACTTCAGCCCAAATGGTGAAAATGCAGTATCAAGCAGCGACGACGACTGCATTGTGTTGTACGACATCCGTGAGGGAAA ACCTAAAAGCACCCTGTTCAGTAAGAAGTATGGAGTAGACCTCATCCGCTACACACATGGCGATACGCAGACAGTGGTCTACAGCTCCAACAAACTAGATG ATACCATCCGATATCTGTCACTAACTGACAACCAGTACATCAGGTATTTCCCAGGTCACACTGCAAG agttATTGCGCTCTCCATGTCACCAGTTGATGACACATTTATCTCGGGCTCGTTGGATAAAACCATCCGGATCTGGGATCTGCGTGCTCCAAACTGTCAA GGTTTGACTAACCCACTGGGGAAACCTGTATGTTCCTTTGACCCTGATGGGTTGATATTTGCTGCAGGGGTGGAATCACAGGCCATTAAACTATACGACCTTCGTGCTTTTGACAAG GGTCCCTTTGCCTCATTTGAGACAAGGTTTAATCGCTTCTGTGACTGGACTGGACTTAAATTCAGTAACGATGGAAAACAGATTCTCATCTCCACCAATGGAGGGATGATTCGTGTCCTGAATGCTTTCAATGGATCTGTGCTGCACACGTTTTCT GGTTACAACAACAGTAAAGGCATCTCCCTGGAGGCTTGCTTCACTCCTGACTCTCAGTTTGTCATGATTG GCTCAGAGGACGGCAGAGTCCATGTTTGGAGCACTGAGAGTGGGATGAAGGTGGCTGTACTGGATGGGAAACATCCAGGACCCATCAACACACTGCAGTTTAACCCCAGATACATGACATTTGCCAGTGCCTGCACTAACATG TTGGTGTTAGATTCCTACAGAGAGCCAGCACACAGCTGGGACAAGGATTACGATCAGTTCCTGCTTCCTCTGCTTACGCCTCAGGAACCCTGCTACATCCTCTACCGCCTGGACTCCCTGAATGCACAGGGATATGAGTGGATCTTCATCGCCTGGTCACCTGACCAATCACCA GTGAGGCAGAAGATGGTGTATGCAGCGACCCGTGCCACACTGAAAAAAGAGTTTGGAGGAGGTCACATTAAAGATGAAATGTTTGGCACGGTCGAG GATGACCTGTGCTTCCAGGGATACCTGCGACACATGTCCTCCTGCTGCTCCCCGGCTCCACTAACAGCAGCTGAGCAGGAATTACAACGAATTAAAGTCACAGAg GATAAAGTTGTGTGG GATGAACGAAGACGAATTGGAACTCCAACAGCACGAGCTAGG GTTACAATGGAGTTTGGCTTGGACAAAAGGGCACAGACTCTTCAAGGTCTTGCGTTCCCATTACAAGAAGAGGCCAAACGAGCTCTGCAGCAACTCAAGCAGAGACGCATCAATTACATACAGCTG AGGCTGGATGTGGAAAAAGAGACCATTGAGCTGGTACACACCAAACCAACAGAGACCCACGAGCTTCCCTACCGGATTCCCACAGATTCACCTAGATACCACTTCTTCATCTTCAAACATTCCCACCAGGGCCAGCGACAGGAGGCGTTGG TGTTCATATATTCGATGCCTGGGTACACCTGTAGTATCAAGGAACGAATGTTGTATTCCAGCTGTAAGAACAGGCTACTGGACGATGTGGAGAGAGACTACCAGCTAGAGGTCACCAAAAAG atggagATAGACAATGGCGACGGTCTGACAGAAGACTTTCTGTACGAGGAGGTCCACCCAATCGAACACACCTTAAAGCAGGCCTTTGCGAAGCCCCGCGGACCAGGAGGGATGAGGGGTAACAAACGCCTTATCAAGGATGCGGGGGAGACTGGGGATGAAAGTTag
- the twf2b gene encoding twinfilin-2b isoform X2: protein MKITDSVLRSFRVARTYRHNSQKVNCVDFSPNGENAVSSSDDDCIVLYDIREGKPKSTLFSKKYGVDLIRYTHGDTQTVVYSSNKLDDTIRYLSLTDNQYIRYFPGHTARVIALSMSPVDDTFISGSLDKTIRIWDLRAPNCQGLTNPLGKPVCSFDPDGLIFAAGVESQAIKLYDLRAFDKGPFASFETRFNRFCDWTGLKFSNDGKQILISTNGGMIRVLNAFNGSVLHTFSGYNNSKGISLEACFTPDSQFVMIGSEDGRVHVWSTESGMKVAVLDGKHPGPINTLQFNPRYMTFASACTNMTFWLPCIDDS, encoded by the exons ATGAAGATCACAGACAGCGTGTTACGAAGTTTCAGGGTTGCCAGAACATATCGACACAATTCCCAGAAAGTCAACTGTGTGGACTTCAGCCCAAATGGTGAAAATGCAGTATCAAGCAGCGACGACGACTGCATTGTGTTGTACGACATCCGTGAGGGAAA ACCTAAAAGCACCCTGTTCAGTAAGAAGTATGGAGTAGACCTCATCCGCTACACACATGGCGATACGCAGACAGTGGTCTACAGCTCCAACAAACTAGATG ATACCATCCGATATCTGTCACTAACTGACAACCAGTACATCAGGTATTTCCCAGGTCACACTGCAAG agttATTGCGCTCTCCATGTCACCAGTTGATGACACATTTATCTCGGGCTCGTTGGATAAAACCATCCGGATCTGGGATCTGCGTGCTCCAAACTGTCAA GGTTTGACTAACCCACTGGGGAAACCTGTATGTTCCTTTGACCCTGATGGGTTGATATTTGCTGCAGGGGTGGAATCACAGGCCATTAAACTATACGACCTTCGTGCTTTTGACAAG GGTCCCTTTGCCTCATTTGAGACAAGGTTTAATCGCTTCTGTGACTGGACTGGACTTAAATTCAGTAACGATGGAAAACAGATTCTCATCTCCACCAATGGAGGGATGATTCGTGTCCTGAATGCTTTCAATGGATCTGTGCTGCACACGTTTTCT GGTTACAACAACAGTAAAGGCATCTCCCTGGAGGCTTGCTTCACTCCTGACTCTCAGTTTGTCATGATTG GCTCAGAGGACGGCAGAGTCCATGTTTGGAGCACTGAGAGTGGGATGAAGGTGGCTGTACTGGATGGGAAACATCCAGGACCCATCAACACACTGCAGTTTAACCCCAGATACATGACATTTGCCAGTGCCTGCACTAACATG ACATTTTGGCTCCCGTGTATTGATGACTCATAG
- the twf2b gene encoding twinfilin-2b isoform X1, whose amino-acid sequence MSHQTGIDATSELKEFLARARGGAIRIMKIVIRNEELVLDSYREPAHSWDKDYDQFLLPLLTPQEPCYILYRLDSLNAQGYEWIFIAWSPDQSPVRQKMVYAATRATLKKEFGGGHIKDEMFGTVEDDLCFQGYLRHMSSCCSPAPLTAAEQELQRIKVTEDKVVWDERRRIGTPTARARVTMEFGLDKRAQTLQGLAFPLQEEAKRALQQLKQRRINYIQLRLDVEKETIELVHTKPTETHELPYRIPTDSPRYHFFIFKHSHQGQRQEALVFIYSMPGYTCSIKERMLYSSCKNRLLDDVERDYQLEVTKKMEIDNGDGLTEDFLYEEVHPIEHTLKQAFAKPRGPGGMRGNKRLIKDAGETGDES is encoded by the exons ATGTCACACCAAACCGGAATTGACG CAACATCTGAGCTGAAAGAGTTTCTGGCCCGAGCAAGGGGAGGTGCCATCAGAATAATGAAGATTGTCATCAGAAATG AGGAGTTGGTGTTAGATTCCTACAGAGAGCCAGCACACAGCTGGGACAAGGATTACGATCAGTTCCTGCTTCCTCTGCTTACGCCTCAGGAACCCTGCTACATCCTCTACCGCCTGGACTCCCTGAATGCACAGGGATATGAGTGGATCTTCATCGCCTGGTCACCTGACCAATCACCA GTGAGGCAGAAGATGGTGTATGCAGCGACCCGTGCCACACTGAAAAAAGAGTTTGGAGGAGGTCACATTAAAGATGAAATGTTTGGCACGGTCGAG GATGACCTGTGCTTCCAGGGATACCTGCGACACATGTCCTCCTGCTGCTCCCCGGCTCCACTAACAGCAGCTGAGCAGGAATTACAACGAATTAAAGTCACAGAg GATAAAGTTGTGTGG GATGAACGAAGACGAATTGGAACTCCAACAGCACGAGCTAGG GTTACAATGGAGTTTGGCTTGGACAAAAGGGCACAGACTCTTCAAGGTCTTGCGTTCCCATTACAAGAAGAGGCCAAACGAGCTCTGCAGCAACTCAAGCAGAGACGCATCAATTACATACAGCTG AGGCTGGATGTGGAAAAAGAGACCATTGAGCTGGTACACACCAAACCAACAGAGACCCACGAGCTTCCCTACCGGATTCCCACAGATTCACCTAGATACCACTTCTTCATCTTCAAACATTCCCACCAGGGCCAGCGACAGGAGGCGTTGG TGTTCATATATTCGATGCCTGGGTACACCTGTAGTATCAAGGAACGAATGTTGTATTCCAGCTGTAAGAACAGGCTACTGGACGATGTGGAGAGAGACTACCAGCTAGAGGTCACCAAAAAG atggagATAGACAATGGCGACGGTCTGACAGAAGACTTTCTGTACGAGGAGGTCCACCCAATCGAACACACCTTAAAGCAGGCCTTTGCGAAGCCCCGCGGACCAGGAGGGATGAGGGGTAACAAACGCCTTATCAAGGATGCGGGGGAGACTGGGGATGAAAGTTag
- the cishb gene encoding LOW QUALITY PROTEIN: cytokine inducible SH2-containing protein b (The sequence of the model RefSeq protein was modified relative to this genomic sequence to represent the inferred CDS: deleted 1 base in 1 codon), whose product MVARAVTIFHYEERGGSLSAAEPPPACDPAEDLRCITTSFQYLRTSGWYWGSISAGEAREALLKKSEGTFLVRDSSHPQYMLALSVKTRCGPTSVRIEYSRGSFWLDSISPGLPHLQSFPDVLSLIQHYTASGHMPQGPASNDMHPQKQPDPAKHMAKDSGVPLKLTQPLHKPEAFPSLQHLTRITINRHTNWPDQLPLPKPLLHYLQDYRFRI is encoded by the exons ATGGTTGCCCGGGCAGTGACCATTTTTCATTATGAGGAGCGAGGAGGTTCATTATCGGCGGCA GAACCTCCTCCAGCCTGTGACCCAGCAGAGGACCTCCGCTGCATCACCACATCCTTCCAGTATCTACGGACCTCAG GCTGGTACTGGGGCTCCATCTCAGCAGGTGAAGCTCGGGAAGCTCTCCTAAAAAAGTCTGAAGGAACATTTCTGGTGCGGGACAGCAGTCATCCTCAGTACATGCTGGCCCTGTCAGTGAAGACCCGCTGTGGACCCACCAGTGTACGCATAGAGTACAGCAGGGGCTCTTTCTGGCTGGACTCCATTTCCCCAGGCCTGCCTCACCTGCAGTCCTTCCCAGATGTTCTCAGCCTTATACAACACTACACAGCCTCAGGCCACATGCCACAAGGCCCGGCGTCTAATGACATGCATCCCCAAAAACAGCCTGACCCTGCCAAACACATGGCTAAGGACAGCGGAGTGCCTCTCAAGCTGACGCAACCCCTGCACAAACCAGAAGCTTTCCCTTCACTGCAGCACCTGACACGCATCACcatcaacagacacacaaactggcctgaccaactgccactcCCAAAGCCTCTGCTGCACTACCTGCAGGACTATCGTTTCCGCATATGA